One segment of Primulina tabacum isolate GXHZ01 chromosome 6, ASM2559414v2, whole genome shotgun sequence DNA contains the following:
- the LOC142550193 gene encoding putative mitochondrial protein AtMg01110 — protein MAELFGEEVASATVVASLSTSWFTIGPPLTRKKYTARFAVGQPLGYYLSWSLFSLTHHIIVWWAALRADPNRRGPYRNYAILGDNVVIADSTVAREYALILRGLQVLVSEKKSILSARGGLEFAKKFMCWGARVDLSQVSIPSLTALNTCSGLRAFQVDELSRSFDGSSFPFVWGWVQSLR, from the coding sequence ATGGCAGAGCTGTTTGGGGAGGAAGTTGCCTCAGCAACTGTAGTTGCTTCTTTGTCGACGTCGTGGTTCACTATTGGGCCGCCACTGACACGTAAGAAGTATACGGCCAGATTTGCTGTTGGTCAACCTCTTGGGTATTACCTCTCCTGGAGCCTCTTCTCACTCACACATCATATAATTGTGTGGTGGGCGGCATTGCGGGCCGACCCGAATCGGCGTGGACCCTATCGAAACTATGCTATCCTCGGTGATAATGTTGTCATTGCGGATAGTACAGTTGCGAGAGAGTACGCACTGATCTTGCGCGGCTTACAAGTGTTGGTTTCCGAAAAGAAATCCATACTTTCAGCACGCGGGGGTCTGGAGTTTGCCAAGAAGTTCATGTGCTGGGGTGcgagggttgacctgtctcaagTGTCAATCCCTTCCCTCACTGCACTGAACACCTGTTCCGGTCTTCGAGCCTTTCAGGTCGACGAATTATCCCGCTCTTTCGATGGGAGTTCTTTTCCGTTTGTCTGGGGCTGGGTACAAAGTCTTAGGTAG